tgccctactagggtggttcataaaaaaaactttttatatatatataaaaatgcctGCCCCAAAGGTCTtaccttactacactagggattatatagctacatatgaaatttcatgcatataagttaatatcttgacccttctccacgaaaatagctgtttacttggccgttttcttATGTCGTGAAGGAGGAAATTTCAACAAAGCacgtgcctttgctagactcttttcgggcacctgctaaaagcattcttctttaggcaagcatacctagatgcctaggaagttgaagtaattttaatcttaatattttagcttttgtgtgttttaaagtaggattgctaatttttcttgcttttactgctgtggtggtttttttttgggtgggggaaaccactttgtaggtttttttaaaaataattttaattaaatagATAAACActaaatataaacaaaataacaataacaatataaataaaataaaataacacaagccaaaacacaaaccATCCTGttgatttaagtatctgtccatagtcgcctacttgttatcagaggctcagaatccacattcctttgtaagaaactATATTTCATTGGAGTGTAGTAATGACATGCCCTGCTGGAAGCTCCTCACATCATCAGTTGGGGTAATGCCACTGATTTCTcctttttttgaaatcatttttatttggttttacaaaaacaaagttatccaaatatatatccataaacagagattcctctgaatctcaggacttccccccatcccctccatggggtcCTATTTTAAACATGTAATACTGCATATTTTTCAATACTCCAACTTCTATATCAATCCATAATTATCCATGGTAATTGTTACACaacaagtgaaatcaaaatcccactaatgtttccatctgcttacagtggtctcctaaatagcTTATaattccccccattcttttataaagtttttatcctcttggttGAGGTaatgccattgatttcaatagaatGAACATCTGCAGAGTCAGAGCGTAAAATATGTACAGTTTTGATTCTGCTCCCTCCAAATCATCAGGCTCCCTTGACACTGTTAGTGAGCACACAAAACCAAGCAGAGCACCCTAAGCCTCTTGAAGGGAGAAGAGATCTTTCTTAGAGAGCTGGGGCTCACATTTAAACCTGCCCAATGTGCACTTTCTAGAATGAAATGTGAGTCGAAGCACAGCCATACTTCCaatttcacacttctccgaaATCTGCAGTGCAATTCTTCAGCCcagtaatgtgtaccaaaatgcatatacgaGGGCAAAGTTTCAGGAAACTCAAATTCAATAATtcctcctttaaatgtgaacgaaatctgatttctcccccatccagaGTTGAACATCATTTGCAAATTTTGTTTTGCCCCTGCAGAAAAGAGCAGAGCCCACCATCCATCCATGCCTTATGCCAATTCTTCAGCCGTGCGGGAATTCTACCTGGTGGGCTTCCCCACAGAACCTTCCACCCAGTtgcttctcttcttcctggtgttgACCAACTACCTCATCACACTCTCAGGGAACGCGGTCATCATCTGCATCACCCTGTCCGACCATCGCCTGCAGagccccatgtacttcttcctacgcaatttttcctttgcagaaatTTGGTTCACGACGGTGACGGTGCCTAAGCTTTTGGCCGGGTTCCTCTGGGGAAGCCACACCATCTCCTTTGCTGGTTGCATGACTCAATGTTACTTCTACTTTCTCCTCGGAGCTACTGAGTTCTTGCTTTTAGGAGTCATGTCCTTTGACCGCTATCAAGCCGTGTGCAACCCCTTGCGCTACCCAGCACTGATGACCAGGAAGTTCTGCTTTAAGCTGGTCTGTGGGACATGGGTAGCAGCCTTCTTCAACATCCTTGGCCCACTCATCATGGTCACTGGTCTACCCTACTGTGACTCCAACGTCATCAACCATTTCTTCTGCGACCGCACACCCTTGGTGAACCTGGCTTGCACCAATACCGAATGGGTGGAGACCATCAACTTGGTTCTGGCTGGGGTGCTCATCCTCGGATCCTTGGTTCTGACTGTCATCTCTTACTGTTTGATCACCCTGGCTGTTCTGAGGATCCCCTCCGTGCAAGGTCGAAGCAAGGCCTTCTCCACTTGCGCCTCCCACATGGTTGTGGTCACCATTGTCTATGGCAGCCACATCTTCATGCATGTCCGCACCACACACACCTATACTGAGAGGGTGGACAAAGTGGTGGCTCTTTTGACTAGTGTGGTGGCCCCATCGCTCAACCCCTTCATCTACACCCTGCGCAATGAGAAGGTGAAGGAAGCCCTTCGAGATGCTGCAAGGAAGAGAGGACTGTTCCTCAAGGAAGAAGTAAAGGAAAAGACTGGGAAGAACTTTCACAAAATTGTGGCGGGTGAGATGTGAAGCTGCTGGTGTGACCGGATGTAGGTCTTGGGGGTCCTGCTACATTTCCACAGGGAAGGATGGGAGCTCCTTCACTTGAGTACCTTCAAGGCAATGTTGGACTAATTTCTGTTTATGAAACAAGCATATTCTGCTTTCTTCCCCAGAGCAAGAGGATTTACTCAATGTAACCCAAGAATCACTGTATGTTCCATTTATTTACTTCTACTTCTAGGTTAACTAATACATTTTACATCTCGCATGTCTTAAACTCCATTCAACATCCATATGGTTTCCAggaggtctcccatccaggcactgaccagattgTAGTCCTTACTTTTTTTGTAACAATGTGGagagaggtttgccaattgtattattgagctaaatcggATCCTataagtttgcattgcctgcattgtataattctgactgtgtggcttagccccatattcctgggtgctttcctttgcctctgtgcatttcagtgccactgtgtcaaagtgtaatgaaaacattcaacagctagacaggatggccttgccagaaagcacaaggagcatcaggagatgctcaaggtctacACCAGGAGATGACGCAAGTATCAggcacactcaaggctgcttgataGCATTGCTGAGTCAGTTGTTTATGAGAacaaccggacacaggaagatccttatatggaTTTGCaaccttgcgtgcgcacattacAGAGGAGGCGGAAAgcagcccaagaagtgtataagaatgtttgcaaatttatgtttctttactcttgtcgtgaaacatgggccaccaagagtctcttaaatttaagaattaaattctttctctggaactcaaccccggtgtcgttttgactatctttgtccttgcctgggcgcaacttaaggacccttatcagcaaataaggctgcaACAAGTGTTAAAAGGACATCCCCTGGCTGCTTTCTCTGTCCAGTTTCCCTCGTGCGAATCATTTCCACCACCACTTCTTGACTCACCCCCATCCAGTCTGCAATTGTCTTTGCAACATATGTTTCTAAATTCTGTTCTTCCTCAGAAATTGGTAATCCTCTTATTCTCAATATTTATTCCCTCTCTCTTAACTACAAAAGAAGGATTTGATATTCCAGATAATTTTGTCTTTCCTGGAGGCGTCTCACAGTTCCCATAACAGCTTCCTGCTCCTCTTTGAGATGGCCCAGTtcctcactgcccccccccaacttgttcTGCCCAGAAGTGAAAGGATTTTCCCACTCCCAAGCTGGACCATACTATCTTCCCTTTACACTTTTGGGCCCTCTCCCCCTGCAAATCCTTATAGAAGAAtgaaaggggagaaaagaaaaagtaagaagaccagagcaaaaataaaaataaaaaagagtggATAATATCAATCTGTTTCAATACCTCTGTCACCCAGAAATTAGTTAGTTAGCACAGCCAAATCCTACTTGTCAAAATCGACAGGCCCAATATCAAACAGGAGAATTCAGACATAGAAATAACCAAAAAAGGAATAAAACCTGTACAAACAATCAATCCAAAATTGTATACTTCTCTTCAGCAGTTCTTTTCCTTATCCAGAAAGTAGCCAACTTTTAATTTAACTTAATTATAATCCAATATGTTATAGtccagttctttatttgtaatccAATATATTATAGTCCAAATCTTCAAATTTCCAGCTTTAAGAGATATGCTTCCAAAAATGTCAAAAGGTGCTAAAAGTTGCTTGCTGGCAGGTAGTGTTGCAATAAAGTTCCCTGGTCTCAGTAAGCACTTATATTCTAATCCCACTCCAGCTGTTCCaggttctcttttctttctggtgGATTCCTCCCCCAGTGTAAATAGAGAGTTCTCCTGCTTAGCCTCGGTTGGTGCCTCCAAGTTCCAGGGTTTAGAGTTTTAAAGCCTGTATATCCAGTCTCTTCATGTAAAAGTCTTTTTGCCTTCTACTCTGCCAAATATCAGTCTGTCAAATTGTATCTCCACCAGCTGTCAACTTATATCCAAAAGTTACCCTCTGAAAGGCAACCTGACATTACTGTAACcaatatgtatccaaaagaaAGAGAGTCTCTTAAAATTTCCAGTTGCTAAAAAGTCTCCATTAGCTGCTACTTATACTCCTCTCCCATTAAAAAAGAGCTCCTCGCAGAGCCTGTCCGCAGAAAGCggaagctgacttcctttttgGCTTCCGTTTTCCCCAAATTAGTTAATTTACGCCtaatttcttctttaatttttttcttttcggTTTTTACCTCTGATCAGAAGATCCACTGCTTTTGGCAACAGTATGTGGCTTCGGCTGTAGGGGGCAATGGAGCCATGAGCGGATTCAAGCCCCTTCCCCTTGCAGCACTTCCAAAGGGAATATCGGGGTTAGGGGGAGATCCCACGCTCTGCTGGACCCCTGGAATCCCCACTAATCCGTGgttttttccagggggggggaacctagtccTGGCGTTCACCCCCTGTGCCATATCAGCCAGGACCGTGTCATCTTTAATCGGACGACACGGAGCGCACCGCCATTCCACTctgcagcagaccggaagtcaatTCCGGTCAAACTTAACTATGGGGTGGAACactacaatccccagagttcttctctggcttggatCTTGATTTGAGCTCCCAGTTCCCCATTTTAAGGAATTTGCTCCCAGAAGAGCAAGCATCATGATTGAGCaaatggatagctttaaaagatgattagacaaacTCATCAAGGGCTATTCACTATTCACAGTGTCTATGTTCTGCCTATGCCATCAGAGAcagtatgcatctgaataccagtcactgggaaTGACAACTTGTGTTGTGTTCACGTTCTGTTGTGCAATAATTCCTAtgggtatctggctggccacagtgagaacacaATTcttgactagatgggtctttgactTGATGCAACAGGGTTGTTTTCTATTCCAATTCTCCTTTCGACTCAGCATCCCTGTGATGTAAGTTCGGCTGAGATATACATAGTGATTATCCTAAGGGTACCAAGTGAATTTCacagaaaacaatttttttgaGTCCAGAACTCTCCACCTGGAATTGAACACTCATTCCAATATAGTACATTTGTAAAAGGGaaaattggtttatttatttatttatttattaattattattattattattattatagaaaagaACTGGATCaaaagaactagataaaattTGGTTTCATCGACTACCACATCAAGTTTTGTATTAGAGAATTATTCTAACAATATCCCTGGAGTCTGTCTCTCTGGAGCCCCACTAATGATTTCAGACTCTCAATGCATTACTAAATGGGATTCTTCAAATCTTGTCCTCTCTCATATGCACACATTGGGAACAATTCAATTCTAACTACAAATGGGCGGGTTACTTGCCACAGAGCATGGAGGGAGGAAGATTTTTCAGTAGAATTCTTCTTCCTATTTTTAAGAAAACATGGACAGTTGAGATCAAAGAGGGTTGAAGAATGGAGTATTTTACAAATCAAATTTGATAGACAGACAGCAGGTTTATTGACAGAACACAAAATAACTTTGAGTATCTGGAAGCATCTTCTTTGCAACCATGCCTACAAATTCAATATTGGACATGACTGGGTTCTTGCTTGCTACTGTAAGTAAATGTTCACGTTTGTCATAATTGTGTTTTTGATTTAATTCATTTAGTAGATTTATATTCCATCTCAAATAAATGACTAAAAAGTGTAGTGGGAAAGATGAATGAGGATTTTAAAGAACATTTTGTGTGTTGGGTTCAAGTTCTGACTCTCGCAATTCTACTATTCCTTCAAGAGAATGTGCTGGGAGTGATGAGGGGAAAGTGTGATGGAGAACCAGAGCGTGTCTGAATTCATCCTACTGGGCTTCTCCATTGACCGTCAAGAAGAGATCCTTCTGGCTATCCTCTTTTTGGTCCTGTACGTTGTGACCGTGTTGGGCAACATATTCATCATCTTTGTGGTGTTGGTGGACAACCGGCTCCACACCCCAATGTACTTCTTCCTTGGCAACTTTGCTGCCCTAGATATCTTCTTCACCTCGGCCATCAGCCCACAGCTGCTGTGGAacctcttttccaacaacaagtCCATCTCTtttgctggctgcatgacccaaTCCTATTTCTACTTCTTTCTGGGCACAGTGGAGTTCATCCTCTTGACTTCCATGTCCTATGACCGATATGCTGCCATTTGCAAACCCCTGCAGTACCATGCCATTATGAACAGCCAGGTGTGTATTCAAATGCTGGTGGGATCCTGGCTGGGTGGATTCCTCTCGGTCCTCTTTCCCACCATCCTGATCACCAGATTGTCATTCTGTAGGTCCAACGTCATCGATCATTTCTTCTGTGACAGCGGCCCACTGCTGGACCTGTCGTGCAGCGATACAAGTTTCATTGAGCTGATGGACTTTTTTCTGTCTGCTGTTGTCATCATATGCTCATTGACCGTGACTCTGTTTTCCTACATGTTCATCATCTCAGCAGTGATGCGCATCTCCACCACCACTGGCCGGGCTAAGGCTTTCAACACCTGTGCTGCACACCTGACCATAATCTCCATCTCCTGCGGCATCAGCATCTTCATCTATGTCACACCTTCCCAGAAAGAGACATTAGAAATTCACAAAGTGCCCGCCATTCTCACCACCATCGTCTGCCCCTTTCTGAACCCATTTATCTTCACATTGAAAAATGACACTGTGAAGCAGGCACTGAAAGATGTATTGAGACAGTGCAAGGTGTTGATCACTCAGAAAGCTTGGAGCTCCTTGCAAAAGAAAAGACCCTTTTAAGTAAGTTTAGAGGTGACTCACAGGGgcaagggggaaatggaagaaactAAAACAACATCCAATTGTTTTGTTTGGGAGTAACTGTGTAGTCagggacgcaggtgacgctgtgggttaaaccactgagcctagggcttgccgatcagaaggtcggcggttcgaattcctgcgacggggtgagctcccgttgctcggtccctgctcctgccaacctagcagtttgaaagcacctcaaagtgcaagtagataaataggtactgctacagcaggaaggtaaacggtgcttccgtgtgctgctctggttcgccagaagcagctttgtcatgctggccacatgacctggaagctgtacaccggctccctcggccaataacgtgagatgagcgccgcaaccccagagtcggtcacggctggacctaatggtcaggagcctcacctgtcctggggacagtctacggtatatctaacaatccaggatagcagcgggaaacgatgctggaataagggaatttccagcaaaaaaagggaaagttgacagttgtggcttggaataagggagtttcccgcaaaaaagggagggttggcagctatggtgtaatcACTGTGATTAAAGGGAGGAGAGGCAATGGCAGATGTATATAAATTCTCTATTTTATTTGTgtaatttttatgttttattgaaacttttcagCGAGAAAATAAAGTGAatgaatagaaaagaaaaacgacaaaaagaaaaagaagaaaacttgAAATTGTCATAGGATACAAAATATAGGTATATAAGTATAGTGTATATAtaccaattttggggggggggatttaaaattCTCAAATATACACCAATTACATGAAGTTTGACAGCGTATAAATGTAGATGGACTCTCCATGCCCTAACTTCTGCCAAAGACTGATGTTGatcattgcaggggtttggactagatgagccttgggccCCTTTTTAACTCTTTGAGTCTATGATTGGAAAGAAAATACCATGGTCCCCTTTGAACAATGGACCAAAGATATGACAACTCTTGCAACAAATGAATGGATTGCTTTTAGCGGCAGGTGGTATATGGATAAATACAATGGTATTTGGAATgcctttattaaaaatatataatgtattTCGTATTGTTTGGAAACctctattttctttaaaaaaatacccccccctttaaacatgGTGCATCTGGGTGAAATGCAGTACGTAACTCGAGGAAGTTGAACTTGTGGACTAGCTGACATTGCCTGGCATGAATTCTCATCAGTGATGGTCAATAAggccccagtggtcagggactgTGGgagcaacatttagagggccacatgttccctatccctgataTGAATAAACTGACTACAATCAGGCTTCTTCTGGGTTAGGGT
The window above is part of the Zootoca vivipara chromosome 13, rZooViv1.1, whole genome shotgun sequence genome. Proteins encoded here:
- the LOC118095715 gene encoding olfactory receptor 6J1-like; the encoded protein is MENQSVSEFILLGFSIDRQEEILLAILFLVLYVVTVLGNIFIIFVVLVDNRLHTPMYFFLGNFAALDIFFTSAISPQLLWNLFSNNKSISFAGCMTQSYFYFFLGTVEFILLTSMSYDRYAAICKPLQYHAIMNSQVCIQMLVGSWLGGFLSVLFPTILITRLSFCRSNVIDHFFCDSGPLLDLSCSDTSFIELMDFFLSAVVIICSLTVTLFSYMFIISAVMRISTTTGRAKAFNTCAAHLTIISISCGISIFIYVTPSQKETLEIHKVPAILTTIVCPFLNPFIFTLKNDTVKQALKDVLRQCKVLITQKAWSSLQKKRPF
- the LOC118095716 gene encoding olfactory receptor 6M1-like, whose protein sequence is MPYANSSAVREFYLVGFPTEPSTQLLLFFLVLTNYLITLSGNAVIICITLSDHRLQSPMYFFLRNFSFAEIWFTTVTVPKLLAGFLWGSHTISFAGCMTQCYFYFLLGATEFLLLGVMSFDRYQAVCNPLRYPALMTRKFCFKLVCGTWVAAFFNILGPLIMVTGLPYCDSNVINHFFCDRTPLVNLACTNTEWVETINLVLAGVLILGSLVLTVISYCLITLAVLRIPSVQGRSKAFSTCASHMVVVTIVYGSHIFMHVRTTHTYTERVDKVVALLTSVVAPSLNPFIYTLRNEKVKEALRDAARKRGLFLKEEVKEKTGKNFHKIVAGEM